ACAAATGTTTGTCGATGCTAAAAATTTTAATCAAAATCTTTCTTCTTGGAAAATAGCTAAAGACACTAAGGTAGATGAAATTTTTATGAATTCAAAACTAGCCACAAAGCCACCTAAATGGTTTTTTGAAATTGATAGAACTAAAGGAGTTTATAGGAATTATCAAGAAGTTTTTTTAGATAAAGTTTATCTAAAAGAAGCCATACCTTTTTCTTTGAGATATTATAAAAATTTATGGTACTTGCAAGGAAGTTGCAAAACTAGTCCATGTAGGACAAAGCGTGATTTGTCCTGATCTTTTTTATGATGATGAAAGGGTGAATTTAAAAGGAGTAAGAGCGGAGTATTTAAACAAAGATGATGAAGAAATCATTCGTTTTACTTTTTCAAACGGCTTTTATAAAGACACTAGAGCTTGGAGAAGCTCATCTTTTGAAAAATACGACTAATTTCTAAAAAGTTATTTAATTATTGTAATTCCCCATCTTCGATAATAAAAACTACAGCAATTAATATTTTCGATAAATATCGCCATAATATGTTATATTTTCAGCTTGATTTTCATCATTAAGCTTAATATTTTCATTATCATTTATTTTTATATCATCTAAATCCTGATAAGAAAAAATCATATTAATACTAATAATCTTTGGTAACTGTTCAAGCTGCCTATAGGCCTTTAATTCATCATCTAGACTTTCACTCTCTATGACAACTATAATTTTATCTTGATCACATATTTCAACACTACAATATTTAATTTTTTGAATGCTTTGTAATATTTCTGATTGATGTTCTTGTTTTATGCGCAATAAAACACTAGAAAGATTCATTTAAAACTCCGAAAAATTATTTTATTTCCATAACCAGAGATTAATATATCATGCTCATTTAAAAATATGATATATTCAACCATTAAATCCTCATTGCTTATTTGAATTTGCTGAGTTAAATCTTTGGTTTTTATAATTTGAGTAAAATTTGTTGCATTATTACTAAAAGCTCCAAATTCTCCATTAGAACTGAGCGCACATGCATAAATAAGAAAATTATTTTCTATAAATTTTTCCTCATTTTTTATAACTATACCTACCCTGCGATCTGTAGCA
This genomic interval from Campylobacter sp. CCS1377 contains the following:
- a CDS encoding chaperone NapD yields the protein MNLSSVLLRIKQEHQSEILQSIQKIKYCSVEICDQDKIIVVIESESLDDELKAYRQLEQLPKIISINMIFSYQDLDDIKINDNENIKLNDENQAENITYYGDIYRKY